A region of the Mytilus edulis chromosome 11, xbMytEdul2.2, whole genome shotgun sequence genome:
GATGCTCGTAGGTTTCTGTTGCTTCCATATCCTCGTCCTCTTCCTTGTCCTCTTGATTGTTGGAATCTATTCCCACGATTTCCAAAACCACCTCTTCCTCTCGTAGGTATATTGTTCATTTGCATTGCCAACACTTTCATTTGTTCAGAAAGATCTTTAATGTTATCCTCCAAATTGTTATTACTTATTGCGCATGCTGCAACTGTTTGTTTGTCCCGATTTGTCAAAGTATTGTTGCATTCTTCTCTTTTTGCTGACCTAAACGCTTCTTCAAATGTTGTAGGATTCGATAACATGACGAATCGTTTAATGTCCTGCTTGAGCACTTgaataaaatgttctttaatcAGAACGTCTTTCTGATCTCTTTTCATATCGGAATATGCGCGTGTTGCAAGTTTATTAATTTCCGAAGCGAAATCTTCAACATTTTGTCCTTCACGTTGTCTTGCCTGGAAAAGGTTACTGTAATACAATGATTGCAGTTCCTTGGGCATAAATCTTGTCCTAAGGGATTCACATAATGTTGCTATATCTTCCTTTTTGTCGTCCTCTAGAGATTCGTAGAATTCCGCTGCACGGTCTCTCAAAAATGCAGGAAGcgtatttaattttctttcacGGCTCCATTCATTTGCAGTAGCAATTCTATCAAAATTTTTCAGCCAACTGTCAA
Encoded here:
- the LOC139493948 gene encoding uncharacterized protein, translating into MPPKGRSRRNKSEDDEIEIRTNLSTFKPSPTKDIVKPTIFYGNLDEDIDSWLKNFDRIATANEWSRERKLNTLPAFLRDRAAEFYESLEDDKKEDIATLCESLRTRFMPKELQSLYYSNLFQARQREGQNVEDFASEINKLATRAYSDMKRDQKDVLIKEHFIQVLKQDIKRFVMLSNPTTFEEAFRSAKREECNNTLTNRDKQTVAACAISNNNLEDNIKDLSEQMKVLAMQMNNIPTRGRGGFGNRGNRFQQSRGQGRGRGYGSNRNLRASDGRPICNYCMKVGHVERSCDEKNSTYASGN